A genomic window from Cucumis melo cultivar AY chromosome 8, USDA_Cmelo_AY_1.0, whole genome shotgun sequence includes:
- the LOC103491530 gene encoding extradiol ring-cleavage dioxygenase, producing MGLKETFYLSHGSPMMSIDDSIQARQFFKSWKDNVFVTKPKAILCVSAHYDTTFPTVNVVSGPNGTIYDFYGFPSSMYKLKYPAPGAPALAKSVKEALVRAGFERVEEERGRGLDHGAWVPLMFMYPEADIPVCQLSVQSHLNGTHHYNLGKALAPLKDEGVLIIGSGSATHNLRTLNRNGNSSAIAPWALEFDNWLKDALLQGRYDDVNEYGKKAPHARMAHPSPDHFFPLHVAIGAAGGNPKAKLIHHSWDLGTMSYASYQFTDSSPTHQSQEL from the exons ATGGGTTTGAAGGAAACCTTTTATCTTTCCCATGGATCTCCCATGATGAGCATCGATGATAGCATTCAAGCAAGACAGTTCTTTAAATCATGGAAGGACAATGTTTTTGTGACAAAACCCAAAGCCATTCTCTGCGTTTCTGCCCATTACGACACCACTTTTCCCACCGTCAACGTTGTTTCCGGTCCCAACGGTACCATCTACGACTTCTATGGCTTCCCCTCCTCTATGTATAAg TTAAAGTATCCGGCACCGGGAGCTCCGGCGCTGGCGAAGAGTGTGAAAGAGGCTCTGGTAAGAGCAGGGTTCGAGCGAGTGGAGGAGGAGCGAGGACGGGGATTGGACCATGGAGCGTGGGTTCCTTTAATGTTCATGTATCCAGAAGCAGACATCCCAGTATGCCAACTCTCAGTACAATCACACCTAAATGGAACACATCATTACAATTTGGGCAAAGCATTGGCTCCTCTTAAGGATGAAGGAGTTCTTATAATTGGGTCAGGAAGTGCTACACATAACCTTAGGACTCTCAATCGTAATGGAAACTCTTCAGCCATTGCCCCATGGGCTCTTGAGTTTGATAATTGGCTCAAAGATGCTCTCCTGCAAGGAAG ATACGACGACGTGAACGAGTACGGGAAGAAGGCTCCTCATGCAAGAATGGCACATCCAAGTCCGGACCACTTTTTCCCGTTGCATGTTGCGATCGGAGCAGCGGGAGGCAACCCGAAAGCAAAGCTTATCCACCATAGCTGGGACCTTGGAACCATGTCATATGCCTCCTACCAATTCACAGACTCTTCACCCACCCACCAATCACAAGAATTATGA
- the LOC103491542 gene encoding PHD finger protein At1g33420: MVVNARPLKRMKRRVTADLFDFLSFPSSSSSSSSPMSDSDHSDHVFTAPFRSNVRTFLSKHALLPPPSSLFPHLLTWQILFRVGDLVHGPDSQPAVVYLDIVEEDVPRSRSVYCDQCRVVGWSAHPVCAKRYHFIIKANGSSIGGYHKPCMCCGDVLHLSESKCKSCNHVTSTDDVEDWVYQQLENNTHLLHAVVHSNGYGHLLRVNGREGGSKHLSGCHIMDFWDRFCKMLGVRKVSVMDVSKKYGVEYRLLHAITKGHPWYGEWGYEFGAGSFAVTPNAYKMAVETLSSLPLSIFTSQGRKPRSHLQDIILYYQSLSECKLVNVRDLFKFLMSLIHNVRKSSTTNDVTDEKQQSKVLCSWTKSDITRVEEAMLKVLHAVSGSNWVTWRTLRGAVCKAGPPELLDYCLKNLGGKVSSDGMVVNAQRNPQSGAFEYRLEPGSALLNTGLDSTESSISSYPSEENLLLDLRFLYDAMLHPNSMVNYGPQATREAAVSSALKLIDCKQFVKDYKPEKLSTMLNPFSICLLCEVEVVEDSKDNSSRPPPELVILPSNATMSDLKLEASKAFQDVYLMFRRFQAEEIVDHGGVDDSTQVKLLFGQTESVRIRGKCQVKTALNRFRMERGVERWTVDCSCGAKDDDGERMLACDLCGVWRHTRCSGIQDSDDVPGKFVCYKCRSSIVSMNTNGETEADTLFRLGYVN, encoded by the exons ATGGTCGTTAACGCTCGTCCCCTCAAGAGAATGAAGAGACGTGTCACTGCTGATCTCTTCGATTTCCtttctttcccttcttcttcttcctcctcctcctcccccATGTCCGATTCCGATCATTCCGACCATGTCTTCACCGCCCCTTTCCGCTCCAACGTTCGTACTTTTCTTTCTAAACATGCACTTCTTCCCCCTCCTTCTTCCTTGTTCCCTCACCTTCTCACCTGGCAAATCCTCTTCCGTGTCGGCGACCTCGTTCACGGCCCCGATTCTCAACCTGCCGTCGTTTATCTTGATATCGTCGAAGAAGACGTCCCCAGATCCAGATCCGTTTATTGCGATCAGTGCCGTGTCGTGG GCTGGAGTGCACATCCTGTGTGCGCGAAACGCTACCATTTCATTATAAAGGCTAATGGAAGCTCCATTGGAGGCTATCATAAGCCATGTATGTGCTGTGGAGACGTCTTGCATCTCTCCGAGTCCAA ATGCAAGTCGTGCAATCATGTAACGAGCACAGATGATGTGGAAGACTGGGTGTACCAGCAATTAGAAAACAATACCCATCTTTTACATGCCGTGGTCCACTCTAATGGTTATGGGCACCTACTCAGGGTCAATGGAAGGGAGGGTGGTTCAAAGCATTTATCAGGATGCCATATCATGGATTTTTGGGACCGATTTTGTAAAATGCTTGGAGTCAG AAAGGTAAGCGTAATGGATGTGTCCAAGAAGTATGGGGTTGAGTACCGGCTGCTTCATGCCATTACAAAAGGTCATCCATGGTATGGTGAGTGGGGTTATGAATTTGGTGCTGGTAGTTTTGCTGTGACTCCCAACGCCTACAAAATGGCTGTTGAAACCCTCTCCAGTCTACCTTTGTCAATCTTTACATCTCAAGGACGGAAGCCCCGTTCTCACCTGCAggatataattttatattatcaGTCTTTGTCAGAATGTAAGCTTGTAAATGTAAGAGATCTCTTCAAGTTTCTGATGAGCTTGATTCATAATGTTCGAAAGTCATCAACCACTAATGATGTAACGGATGAGAAGCAGCAGTCCAAGGTCTTGTGCTCGTGGACAAAAAGTGATATTACACGTGTTGAGGAAGCAATGTTGAAAGTGCTGCATGCAGTATCTGGTTCGAATTGGGTCACTTGGCGCACTCTTCGTGGTGCTGTGTGCAAAGCAGGTCCACCTGAACTCCTTGATTATTGTCTTAAAAATCTTGGAGGGAAAGTATCATCTGATGGGATGGTTGTTAATGCTCAACGCAATCCTCAATCCGGTGCTTTCGAATACAG GCTTGAACCAGGCAGTGCTTTGCTGAATACAGGTTTGGACTCCACTGAATCATCCATCTCTAGCTACCCGTCTGAAGAAAATCTTCTGTTAGATTTGAGATTCTTGTACGACGCCATGCTGCATCCAAATTCTATGGTGAACTATGGCCCCCAGGCAACTAGGGAAGCAGCAGTGAGCTCGGCGTTGAAGCTCATAGACTGCAAGCAGTTTGTAAAAGATTACAAACCAGAGAAGCTCTCAACGATGTTGAATCCTTTTTCGATATGCCTCTTGTGTGAGGTCGAAGTTGTCGAGGACTCAAAAGACAATTCCTCAAGACCTCCTCCAGAACTAGTTATACTTCCATCTAATGCTACCATGTCTGACCTGAAGCTGGAAGCATCGAAAGCTTTCCAAGATGTGTACTTGATGTTCAGAAGGTTTCAAGCAGAAGAAATAGTCGACCATGGGGGTGTAGACGATTCCACCCAGGTCAAGTTGTTGTTTGGACAAACGGAGTCTGTTCGTATTAGAGGAAAATGCCAAGTGAAGACTGCGCTGAACAGGTTTCGTATGGAGAGAGGGGTAGAACGGTGGACAGTTGATTGTAGTTGTGGAGCGAAGGATGATGATGGGGAGAGAATGCTAGCTTGTGACTTGTGTGGCGTATGGAGGCATACAAGATGTTCAGGGATACAAGATTCGGATGATGTCCCGGGAAAATTTGTATGTTACAAATGCCGAAGCTCAATTGTTTCAATGAATACTAATGGGGAAACGGAGGCAGATACTCTGTTTAGACTAGGCTATGTTAATTGA